One stretch of Tepiditoga spiralis DNA includes these proteins:
- a CDS encoding queuosine precursor transporter: MNEMLWFVMLLINFGAILFAYKMWGKAGLYIWVPIATILANIQVLKTIHLFGMTATLGNIIYATSFLVTDILSENYGKKEAKRAVKIGFFAVISMTVLMNLAIYFVPSAEDFGNESIKTIFGFMPRIMIASLSAYWISQHHDVWAYEFWRNKFPAKKFIWIRNNASTMISQLIDSAVFTVIAFWGSFKFSVLMQILISTYVIKWIVAAADTPFVYIAKNWKDKDKIKDEILNSEVLEKSL; this comes from the coding sequence GTGAACGAAATGCTATGGTTTGTTATGCTCCTTATAAATTTTGGAGCTATTTTATTTGCCTATAAAATGTGGGGTAAAGCTGGACTATATATTTGGGTTCCAATTGCTACTATATTGGCAAATATTCAAGTTTTAAAAACGATACATCTTTTTGGAATGACAGCGACACTTGGAAACATTATTTATGCAACATCATTTTTAGTAACAGATATTTTATCTGAAAATTATGGAAAAAAAGAAGCAAAAAGAGCTGTTAAAATAGGCTTTTTTGCCGTAATTTCAATGACAGTATTGATGAATTTAGCAATTTATTTTGTTCCAAGTGCAGAAGATTTTGGAAATGAAAGTATTAAAACTATTTTTGGATTTATGCCAAGAATAATGATTGCAAGTTTAAGTGCTTATTGGATTTCTCAACATCATGATGTTTGGGCATATGAATTTTGGAGAAATAAATTTCCAGCAAAAAAATTTATATGGATTAGAAACAATGCATCTACTATGATAAGTCAATTAATAGATTCAGCAGTATTTACAGTAATAGCATTTTGGGGAAGCTTTAAGTTTTCTGTACTAATGCAAATATTAATTTCAACTTATGTAATAAAGTGGATAGTTGCAGCAGCAGACACACCATTTGTATACATAGCTAAAAATTGGAAAGATAAAGATAAAATAAAAGATGAAATTTTAAATAGTGAAGTGTTGGAAAAATCTTTATAA